The genomic segment GTCCTTTATTAGATGAAGAACTACAGAAAGAAATTGATGCTATAGCTAAAGACTAGACCACAGATAGCAGATTTTAGGCTTAAAAAACAAGGGGGGGAAACAATGGCAGATGAAGTTAGTGTTGAGGAAAAGAGTGAAATAAACTGGAGAGTATTTGGACTAAGTGGAGGTTTCTTTGTTCTATTTGTAATTGCTTCTATTATTAACTTAGATGCTGTTTCTAGTGTTGTAGATGCCTGTTTTAATTGGAGTATTAGCTGGTTTGGAGCATTTTGGCAGGTATTAGTCCTACTAACATTTATAATAGCAGTATTATTAGGAATTAGTAAATATGGAAGCGTACGCTTAGGCGGAGATGAACCGGAGATTAATACTTTTAATTGGATAGCTATGATTATGTGTGCATTATTGGCTGGTGGTGGAGTATTCTGGTCAGCAGCTGAACCGATGTATCACTTTTTAGATACTCCAGCTTTCTTTTCAGGTTCAGGTGTAGAATCAGCTACTGCAGCGGCAGTTAATCCAGCCTTCTCTTATTCTTTTTTACATTGGGGATTTTTAGCTTGGGCTATCTTAGGAACACTTGGTACTATAGTTTTGATGGATGGAGTCTATAGAAAAGAATTACCACTACAGCCCCGGTCTTTATTATATCCTGTAGTAGGTGAAAATGGAGTATTTGGACTATTGGGAGATTTAGCGGATATAACTTCTATTCTTGCGGTTGCAGCTGGAACTATCGGACCAATTGGATTTTTAGGATTACAGTTGAGTTATGCTTTAGAAAAAGTTTTGGGAATTCCTGATGTTTTTATGACTCAACTTGGTGTTATACTTGCTTTTACTGCTTTTTATACTATAACTGCTATTTTGGGATTAGAAGATGGAATTCAGAAGTTAAGTGATTTTACTGCTAGGTTTACTCTGCTCTGTGGTTTAGTTATCTTAATATTTGGACCAGGTAGCTTTATTATTAATCATTTTCTAAGCGGTTACGGAACTTACTTAGATAACTTCTTTAGTATTAGCCTATTTAGAGGAGATGCTAACTGGTTATCATGGTGGACTTCATTCTTCTGGGCTTGGTTTATTGGGTATGCACCGATGATGGCTATATTTGTGGCTAGAATTTCACGTGGTAGAACTATTAGGGAGATTATATTAGCTGTAGCTGTAATTTCTCCAGTAGTAACTAATTTCTGGTTTAGTATAGTCGGAGGTACCGGTATCTTCTATGAATTACAGAATCCAGGTGTTATATCAGAGTCTTTGAATTCTAGTGGTATGGCAGCAGCTTTACTGGATATAATTGAAATGGTACCATACATTGGACCTAATATTTTAATGGCAGCAATTCTGTATTTGATTGTTGGTTTTTTAGCTACTACCGGAAATTCAATGGCTTATACTATGTCTATGGTTGTTACAGCAGAAGATGTTCCTCCTAAATGGGTACGTGCTTTTTGGTCAATTGCGATGGGAGCCGTTGCTGCTATTTTGATGAAAATAGGTGGAGTTAATGCTTTACAAAGATTCATTGTTGTTACTGCTGTTCCAGTTTCGGTATTTATGATACCAACTTTATGGGCAGCACCTAAAACAGCAGCAGAATTATATGAGAAACAAAATAATACAGTAACTACTTCTTCAGTTCCAAAAGATTCTCTAGATGTAGAATTAACAGAAGAAACTGAAGAAGTGACTAATTAATATAACTTAATGAAATAGGGGGTAATTATGAGAATGGGTGAATTTAAAGAGATAACAGAAGCAGTAATTAATGGAGAAATTGAAAAAGTAGGTGAATTAGCCCAGGAGCTTGTAGATGCAGGAAAGGAACCAAGTAAGATTATTAAAGAAGGATTTGTAGCCGGAATGGATATTGTTGGTGAGAGGTTTAAGAATCAAGATATGTTTGTACCTGAAGTATTACTTTCAGCTAAGTCCATGCATGCTGGCATGGATATAGTTAAGCCATTATTATCTGATGCCGATTCTTCTTCAGAAGGAACAGTAGTTATCGGTACTGTTGAGGGTGACTTACATGATATAGGTAAAAATTTAGTTATTATGATGATAGAGGGAGCAGGTTATGAAGTAATAGAC from the Acetohalobium arabaticum DSM 5501 genome contains:
- a CDS encoding BCCT family transporter encodes the protein MADEVSVEEKSEINWRVFGLSGGFFVLFVIASIINLDAVSSVVDACFNWSISWFGAFWQVLVLLTFIIAVLLGISKYGSVRLGGDEPEINTFNWIAMIMCALLAGGGVFWSAAEPMYHFLDTPAFFSGSGVESATAAAVNPAFSYSFLHWGFLAWAILGTLGTIVLMDGVYRKELPLQPRSLLYPVVGENGVFGLLGDLADITSILAVAAGTIGPIGFLGLQLSYALEKVLGIPDVFMTQLGVILAFTAFYTITAILGLEDGIQKLSDFTARFTLLCGLVILIFGPGSFIINHFLSGYGTYLDNFFSISLFRGDANWLSWWTSFFWAWFIGYAPMMAIFVARISRGRTIREIILAVAVISPVVTNFWFSIVGGTGIFYELQNPGVISESLNSSGMAAALLDIIEMVPYIGPNILMAAILYLIVGFLATTGNSMAYTMSMVVTAEDVPPKWVRAFWSIAMGAVAAILMKIGGVNALQRFIVVTAVPVSVFMIPTLWAAPKTAAELYEKQNNTVTTSSVPKDSLDVELTEETEEVTN
- a CDS encoding corrinoid protein, which translates into the protein MGEFKEITEAVINGEIEKVGELAQELVDAGKEPSKIIKEGFVAGMDIVGERFKNQDMFVPEVLLSAKSMHAGMDIVKPLLSDADSSSEGTVVIGTVEGDLHDIGKNLVIMMIEGAGYEVIDLGIDLPAEEIVEAVKEHQPDVIGLSALLTTTMPAMENTVEALEEAGVKDDIKVIVGGAPVNQEFADEIGADGYAPDGSTATDLVREMTN